The sequence CGTTCTGGGAAGAATAACCTTTTTGAACAGCTCTTTATTGACCGAGGTCAGAGCTTTTGACTTGGTATCGCCTTTGAATACCGGCCTGATGACGCTGATCTCCGAGGGCGTGGTCAGCTCGGAATAAACCGCGGCGATTTTCTGTTTCTTGCCGTTTAGGCTGAAGTTTTTGATATGATAGCTCTTGTGGGTCACACGCGTCGGCTTACCGCCCATGGCGGGACAGTAGAAGATATGAGTGCATCCGCTGTCAGCGGATACGAAGTAAATCCGCTTGCCGTCTGCAGACCAGACCGGACTGGAGATCGCGAAACCTTCGCCCATATCGCCGATCGTCTGGTCATAGCACTGGCGGTCGAATTCAGGCACCATGTCTTTAGCTTTGGGTTTGCCGTCTACTCCCACGCTCCAGACATGAAAATTAGTTACTCCCCAGGCATCATCGAGATTATCATGGCCAAGGTAAGCGATCTTTTTACCGTCGGGAGAAAACGAGGGTGCGAACTTGGGACCTTCGGGTGCCGGAACCTGCCTGATTTTTCCGCCTTTTGTCGGAACGATATACAGGTCTATCTTCTGCGGATTGTATTCAGCAAAGCGGTTCTTGTTGGAAACAAATGCGATTAGTTTCCCGTCCGGCGAAAGCGCTGGCGTCATATCATCGTATCGTCCCTTTGTGATCTGGGTGGCCTGTTTTGATTCGATGTTGACTTTCCAGATATGAAACTTGTCCCCGGGCAAAAAGCCTTCGCCGTCCGAACGATAATGCATGGTTGTAATATGACGATAGAGCGGAGCTTCTTTTTTCTTTTTATCGTCTTTGATTTTATGTGAGTCATTGTAACGGAAAAGAAATACGATCTCTTTTCCATCGGGAGTCCACATAAGCGATGTAAAGGCGCCGTCCATCTCAATTAACTGTTTTTCAGCACCGCCGTCTGCCGGCATGATATAAATCCCGGTCTTTTTATCGCGGGTGGAAACAAAAGCCAATTGATTACCGTCATTGGACCAGGCCAGGCCACGGTCGTTGACTTCCCCGTGGGTATATTGTTTAGACTCTCCCGACTGGAGATCGAGCATATAGATATGCGAAAAGTATTTACGTTTGTCAGCGGATATGCTTTCCAGTGTATAAGCGACCCGGTTTTCATCCGGGGAGATCTCTGTCTGTGTTATTACATTCAGCCGGGTCAGGTCTTCGGCAGTAAGCGGACGTTTATGTGAAGCTGTTTTCTTTGCCATGAGCACCTCTTTTCAGAATGATTGATTTCGCAAAGTATGAAAAGAGGATAGCTAAAGCGGGCTTTTTTGTCAAAAAGAAAAAAAACATATGCTCCAACGGGCAGGAATTCCAAGACGGAACACTGATTTACCTGTTGATGGTGACAAGCTGGAATAAGATCATCACGATTGGAGCATATGCTTTTGAGGATTGCATGTATAGGTGCTTTTACATTCGCATGCCTCCCACAAGGGGTTTTAATAGTACCGTTCAAAGTTTTCCGGTCAGAAAGATGTGGTGTTTACAGACCTCGACCGGATATAATCAGAGGACGCCACAGGGGCTTCTACATTATAAATGTCAGGCCGCCAACCAGGTGATATACTGCGGCGCCCATCTGAAAATTCACTTATCTTAAAACTCCCGGCTTCAAATAAGAAGACAGGATCCTGTCGATTTCAGACAGGTATTCATCGATTGCTACATCCTCCGGATGAGTCTTGGTGACCGCCTTGAGGATGTCACGGATCGTGATCAGGTTATTTATAAACCTCTCCTTGTCACCGCAGGAATTTTCTGACAGGGTCTGGTGCTCGTGCATACGTTTCAGCATCCCGCTTATCACTTCCTGCACTTAAACTCTCCGTAAGGGGTTACATAATAGCAATTACATACAAATCATCGGCTTATAAAGCAAAAACCGCAGTGGGGTAAACGGGTTATAAAATGGGTATGTTGTGTACCCTGTAGTGCGTATGCCTGAAATCGCCCTGTCAGATGGTCTGGAGGTAGGATCTCAGGTTAATCTTGTTATTGGCAATTCCCAATTTGCGCCGGATCATCTTTCGCTGTGTGCGCACGGTCTCCTCGGAGGTGTTGAGCATTGACGCTATCTCTTTGGAGGTCATGCCATTACGGATCATGTCACAGATCTGGACTTCGCGCGGGGTTAGTTTTCTGAACTGGGTTTCAACCTTGTTAATAAAGGGGTCGGTCAGATCTTCGAGATTTCGTTTCAGCAGTCCGACACATTCGCGGATAACATCATCGCCCTGATTCTGGAGCTTGTTTATGATTGGCAGAATCATTTTTTCGACGTTGGATTGAATCCGCAGTGAGATATCCTTTTTCTCGCGGTCGATCTGGTTGATTACTTCCTTTAGAGCTATGTTTTTATCTTTCAAAGCGATCTGTTCCATCTGCAGACGCTCGTTGGCGTTTTTGAGCTGAGCCTGGAGTTTCTTGGAAGTTGTGACATCCTGCAGTTGCGCGATAAAATAAAGCGGTTCCCCTGAAGAATTGTTAATCCGGGTAGCGCTGATTGTTATATGCAGGACCTGTTCGGAACGATGACGCAGGCGGATTTCGATCTGATTGCTCTGGCGTTCTCCCTTGATCAATTCTACCAGCAGGTTGAGGACCTGATCGCGGTCATCTATATGCGTGATTTCCTCCAGGCTGTACTGGATCAGCTCTTCTATGGTATATCCCAGCAGATCCGCCAATGCCTGGTTGACACGGATAAAGCGCCCGTTAACAGCGATTTGTGCCATACCGATACCGGCATTCTCGAAAGCCCGGCGGAAACGCTCCTCGCTTTCCTGGAGAGCCTGGCGATCTTTGCGGTGCGGGGTGATGTCGCGGTCGATGCCGATATAGCCGATCGGGTTGCCGTTACTGTCACTGACAAGCGATATGCATGTATCCGCCCAGAAATGAGTGCCGTCTTTTTTGCGCTGGATATAGCTTCCCCGCCAGGTGCCTTCTTCGATCACCATAGCCATCCGGCTCTCTTCTTCATCAGAACCCTCATCATCGACAATAAATGTTATATTTCTGCCCAGGACTTCATCAGGTGTGTAACCATACAACTCCTCGGCCCCATGACCCCAGTACAGCACGGTACCATCGAGATCGGTCGCCACTACTGATTCGCGCACACTGTCCAGAAGCTGGGCCTGGAAACGGAGTTCCTCCTCGTAGCGTTTCTGACGGGTAATATCCTGGCAGGCCCCGATCAGCGCAATCACTCTGCCATTCTCAGCGATCGGACGGCTGTAATTGCGTAACCAGCAGACTTCGCCGGATTTGGTGAAGATGCGGTATTCGAAGACACAGTCCTGACCCGCGAAGAGC comes from Candidatus Zixiibacteriota bacterium and encodes:
- a CDS encoding PAS domain S-box protein is translated as TDTDITELKKTEEALRQSEKRFRLVSELASDFAYYIRLDENNEFIYEWVTEAFTRITEYEIDDLPRIRWQQLLHPEDKDIFFTHLNKLFAGQDCVFEYRIFTKSGEVCWLRNYSRPIAENGRVIALIGACQDITRQKRYEEELRFQAQLLDSVRESVVATDLDGTVLYWGHGAEELYGYTPDEVLGRNITFIVDDEGSDEEESRMAMVIEEGTWRGSYIQRKKDGTHFWADTCISLVSDSNGNPIGYIGIDRDITPHRKDRQALQESEERFRRAFENAGIGMAQIAVNGRFIRVNQALADLLGYTIEELIQYSLEEITHIDDRDQVLNLLVELIKGERQSNQIEIRLRHRSEQVLHITISATRINNSSGEPLYFIAQLQDVTTSKKLQAQLKNANERLQMEQIALKDKNIALKEVINQIDREKKDISLRIQSNVEKMILPIINKLQNQGDDVIRECVGLLKRNLEDLTDPFINKVETQFRKLTPREVQICDMIRNGMTSKEIASMLNTSEETVRTQRKMIRRKLGIANNKINLRSYLQTI
- a CDS encoding prolyl oligopeptidase family serine peptidase, whose protein sequence is MAKKTASHKRPLTAEDLTRLNVITQTEISPDENRVAYTLESISADKRKYFSHIYMLDLQSGESKQYTHGEVNDRGLAWSNDGNQLAFVSTRDKKTGIYIMPADGGAEKQLIEMDGAFTSLMWTPDGKEIVFLFRYNDSHKIKDDKKKKEAPLYRHITTMHYRSDGEGFLPGDKFHIWKVNIESKQATQITKGRYDDMTPALSPDGKLIAFVSNKNRFAEYNPQKIDLYIVPTKGGKIRQVPAPEGPKFAPSFSPDGKKIAYLGHDNLDDAWGVTNFHVWSVGVDGKPKAKDMVPEFDRQCYDQTIGDMGEGFAISSPVWSADGKRIYFVSADSGCTHIFYCPAMGGKPTRVTHKSYHIKNFSLNGKKQKIAAVYSELTTPSEISVIRPVFKGDTKSKALTSVNKELFKKVILPRTKEVWFKASDGFDLQGWLVTPPDMKKTKKYPAILEIHGGPRAQYGFTFYHEMLYLASKGYIVFYTNPRGGAGRGETFAGSIVADWGSIDYSDCMDAADYLERHPNVNKNKLGVTGGSYGGFMTNWIVGHTDRFKAAVTQRSVVDLISFNGTSDFGYEIRYEFGGQYWHNEETYVRCSPLTYAADINTPLLIIHSEQDLRCSIEQAEQLYMTLKMMRKKTEFVRFPEESHGLSRHGRPDRRIARLEWIDRWFKRYLKK